A window from Mangifera indica cultivar Alphonso chromosome 2, CATAS_Mindica_2.1, whole genome shotgun sequence encodes these proteins:
- the LOC123208733 gene encoding UPF0481 protein At3g47200-like has translation MEPNFLLKVDYQLIVIDHSYIYSFDFRTINTEMTVVFRQEDLVEELLIDIKESVEFESDPAQCCIYGVPKMIRGVNDEVYTPQLISIGPLHHGKKELVDMEKKKKKYVKRFLEQITTEKRDRILSHIKDNEEKIRNCYAEISTLESLKFIKMILYDSIFIIEIFLINICRDKRDILLDIVPVRSTLRSDLQLFENQLPYFILEEIYNLTFDGIPVATFMDLSVNFFQDFLGVGLSSLTLKVKHFTDWRRISLLGSDLSVSNKGEVSDLPCAMKLHDSGIKFRGIPIENEQGLLGIRFVKRKGLIPFLKVPELQIPQLVVDDETERLLRNVIALEQCVYPNNALVSNYVHLMDYLINTEKDVDLLVGNKIISNFMGDNVSVANMFNKLNQNVDISESPHHNTCKQLKEHYKSNWNKARATLKRVYFNNPWTGTATIAATILLLLTIAQTVFSMLQVLQF, from the coding sequence ATGGAGCCTAATTTTCTTCTTAAGGTTGATTATCAGTTGATTGTTATTGACCATTCTTATATATACTCCTTTGACTTCAGAACAATTAACACTGAGATGACTGTTGTCTTTAGACAAGAAGATCTGGTCGAAGAGTTGCTAATTGACATTAAAGAAAGCGTGGAGTTCGAGTCTGATCCTGCTCAGTGCTGTATTTACGGGGTGCCTAAAATGATTCGTGGAGTAAATGATGAAGTCTACACTCCTCAGTTAATTTCAATTGGTCCTCTTCACCATGGCAAAAAAGAATTAGTTGacatggaaaagaagaaaaaaaagtacgTGAAAAGATTTCTTGAACAAATAACAACAGAGAAACGAGATCGGATTTTGAGCCACATCAAGGACAATGAAGAAAAGATTCGTAATTGTTATGCAGAAATATCTACACTTGAAAGTCTTAAGTTTATAAAGATGATTCTATATGATTCTATCTTCATCATAGAGATCTTCTTAATAAACATATGTCGAGATAAAAGAGATATATTGCTTGATATAGTGCCAGTAAGGTCTACTTTACGGAGCGACttgcaattatttgaaaatcaactTCCATATTTCATCCTTGAGGAAATATACAACTTGACTTTCGATGGCATCCCTGTAGCTACCTTCATGGATCTTTCTGTTAATTTCTTTCAGGATTTTTTGGGTGTTGGATTAAGTAGTTTAACCCTCAAGGTTAAACATTTCACAGATTGGAGAAGAATTAGTCTACTCGGAAGCGACCTGTCAGTGTCAAATAAAGGAGAGGTTAGTGATTTACCTTGTGCAATGAAACTACATGATTCAGGGATAAAGTTTAGGGGTATTCCTATTGAAAATGAACAAGGCTTACTTGGCATAAGATTTGTAAAGCGAAAGGGACTGATCCCATTTTTAAAAGTCCCTGAATTGCAAATACCACAACTAGTGGTAGATGACGAGACTGAACGTCTACTCAGAAACGTTATTGCTTTGGAGCAGTGTGTTTACCCAAATAATGCTCTGGTTAGCAATTACGTTCACCTAATGGATTATCTTATCAATACTGAAAAGGATGTGGATTTGCTAgttggaaataaaattatttcaaattttatgggGGACAATGTTTCAGTGGCAAATATGTTTAACAAACTTAATCAAAATGTAGATATAAGCGAATCGCCGCACCATAACACATGCAAGCAGCTCAAAGAACACTACAAAAGTAATTGGAACAAAGCCAGGGCAACTTTGAAAAGAGTATATTTCAACAATCCATGGACTGGCACAGCAACTATCGCGGCAACAATACTTTTGCTTCTTACTATCGCACAAACCGTATTTTCTATGTTGCAAGTTCTGCAATTTTAA